A genomic window from Nitrospirota bacterium includes:
- a CDS encoding L-threonylcarbamoyladenylate synthase, whose product MKSGLNLRRAAEVIRDGGVIIFPTDTFYGLGADATNPSAVRKVFMVKGRSADKPISVLVPDRRKTEALVSEMPHEAVILMDHFWPGPLTLIFKASPSIPEILTAGTGKIGIRIPDNPLTIELLNLCGVPLTATSANPSGGMNASTVDEVEDSIKQGVDLIIDGGRTKGEKESTVLDIAESPLVIIREGMISREALGSILNHGERC is encoded by the coding sequence TTGAAGTCAGGATTAAACCTCAGGAGAGCGGCAGAGGTAATAAGGGATGGTGGTGTTATTATATTTCCGACAGATACATTCTATGGTCTCGGTGCAGATGCAACGAACCCCTCAGCAGTCAGAAAGGTCTTTATGGTCAAAGGTCGCTCTGCCGATAAACCAATATCTGTACTTGTCCCTGATAGGAGGAAAACAGAGGCATTGGTATCTGAGATGCCACATGAGGCTGTTATACTTATGGACCACTTTTGGCCTGGTCCACTCACGCTGATATTTAAAGCATCACCCTCGATACCCGAGATACTCACAGCAGGAACAGGAAAAATAGGTATTAGGATACCTGATAACCCTTTGACTATAGAACTCCTCAATCTTTGTGGTGTGCCACTTACCGCTACGAGTGCAAATCCATCAGGAGGTATGAATGCCTCCACTGTTGATGAGGTTGAGGATAGCATAAAGCAGGGTGTTGATTTGATAATTGATGGGGGAAGGACTAAAGGTGAAAAGGAGTCCACAGTGCTTGATATTGCAGAATCTCCACTTGTTATAATAAGAGAAGGGATGATAAGCAGAGAGGCTCTCGGATCCATTTTAAATCATGGGGAACGCTGCTAA
- a CDS encoding ARMT1-like domain-containing protein yields MKADIDCIPCFFKQTVIALREATSDRSVSERVMREIASFVREVDLSENPAVITTVMHRMIRTLIGCDPYSDAKRRSNRAVLMLYPELGRMVSESDDPLLTTVRIAAAGNEIDFGLYSTIDIKGILNEAINGVFAINDYDAFRDALYSSESVMYLTDNAGEIVLDKLLISVIKDKGKHITVGVKGSSVINDATLKDAEETGITDLVAVIANSNDCVGTILEFCSNEFLDAFNSADVIISKGQANFETLSGIESIHLKNNKAIFYIFKVKCDVVAREVGVKKGDMILKGSGVKVTN; encoded by the coding sequence ATGAAGGCAGATATAGATTGTATACCATGTTTCTTCAAGCAGACTGTTATAGCACTCAGAGAGGCTACATCTGATAGGTCTGTTTCCGAAAGGGTAATGCGTGAAATAGCCTCATTTGTCAGGGAGGTTGATCTCAGTGAAAACCCTGCTGTCATTACAACGGTTATGCACCGAATGATAAGAACCCTGATTGGATGTGACCCTTATAGCGATGCAAAGCGGAGGTCGAATAGGGCAGTTCTAATGCTTTATCCTGAGCTTGGAAGGATGGTCAGCGAGAGCGATGATCCTCTACTAACTACGGTGAGGATTGCTGCAGCTGGAAACGAGATAGATTTTGGACTCTACAGCACAATTGATATAAAGGGAATTCTAAACGAAGCGATAAATGGTGTATTTGCAATAAATGACTATGATGCGTTTAGAGATGCCCTATACTCTTCTGAAAGTGTAATGTATCTTACAGATAATGCGGGCGAGATAGTTCTCGACAAACTCCTTATTAGTGTGATAAAGGATAAAGGCAAGCATATCACAGTAGGGGTAAAAGGCTCTTCTGTAATAAATGATGCCACACTCAAAGACGCAGAGGAGACAGGAATTACAGATCTGGTGGCTGTTATTGCCAATTCTAATGACTGTGTTGGAACAATACTTGAATTCTGCTCCAATGAATTCCTTGATGCCTTTAACAGCGCTGATGTTATTATAAGCAAGGGACAGGCAAATTTTGAAACACTCTCTGGTATTGAATCCATTCATCTGAAAAATAATAAGGCGATTTTTTATATTTTTAAGGTGAAATGTGATGTAGTCGCAAGAGAGGTAGGAGTTAAAAAAGGTGACATGATTCTAAAGGGTTCAGGGGTGAAGGTTACAAATTGA
- a CDS encoding radical SAM protein, producing the protein MEFIPSYLKLSREEFKERMKNAYAIFKECTFCPRKCRIDRTKGETGICRTGSKPFISSYNPHFGEERPLVGRHGSGTIFLGNCNLLCIFCQNYTISHLSEGNERSPSQFAAMMLFLQRLGCHNINFVTPTHQVPQILGALRIAIDSGLNIPLVYNSGGYESVETIMLLDGIFDIYMPDFKYTDPEVAFALSKARDYPEVAKAAIKEMHRQVGDLIINKEGVALRGLLVRHLVLPEGLAGTAEVARFLVEEISTNTYINIMDQYHPCYKAFDHPSLNRRITRREFEDAVRMALDAGIKRLDGITV; encoded by the coding sequence ATGGAATTTATACCCTCTTACCTCAAACTCTCCAGGGAAGAATTCAAAGAACGGATGAAGAATGCCTATGCTATCTTCAAGGAGTGTACCTTCTGTCCGAGGAAGTGCAGAATCGACCGAACAAAAGGTGAAACTGGTATCTGCAGGACTGGAAGCAAGCCTTTTATATCAAGTTATAATCCACATTTCGGTGAAGAAAGACCTCTTGTAGGAAGGCATGGCTCTGGCACGATCTTCCTCGGCAATTGCAATCTACTTTGTATCTTCTGTCAGAATTACACCATAAGTCATCTGAGCGAAGGTAATGAAAGGTCACCTTCTCAGTTTGCTGCCATGATGCTTTTTCTTCAAAGACTTGGATGCCATAATATAAACTTCGTTACTCCGACGCACCAAGTTCCACAGATACTCGGAGCTCTGAGGATTGCAATAGACAGCGGTTTGAATATCCCGCTGGTATATAATTCAGGTGGTTATGAATCTGTTGAGACGATCATGTTGCTTGATGGCATCTTTGATATATACATGCCTGATTTTAAATATACCGACCCAGAAGTGGCATTTGCCCTATCGAAGGCAAGGGATTATCCTGAGGTCGCAAAGGCTGCAATAAAAGAGATGCACAGACAGGTTGGTGACCTTATTATCAATAAAGAGGGTGTGGCGCTCAGGGGTCTTCTCGTAAGGCACCTTGTCCTTCCAGAGGGTCTGGCAGGGACAGCTGAGGTTGCGAGATTTCTTGTTGAGGAGATATCAACGAATACCTATATTAATATAATGGATCAATACCATCCATGCTACAAGGCATTTGACCATCCATCACTTAATCGGAGGATAACGAGGAGAGAGTTTGAGGATGCAGTGAGGATGGCACTTGATGCAGGGATTAAAAGGCTTGATGGGATAACAGTTTAA
- a CDS encoding TlpA disulfide reductase family protein, giving the protein MKLLIAVFLTVSMLTVIFSIAYAISPWEIEELPGKNAPNFTLRDLEGRDISLSDFHRKPVLLNFWATWCIPCRTEMPSMERLHREYKEKGLVILAVSVDRESAEKVKKFVKELSLTFPILLDPPGKTFRTYKVYAIPATFLINKYGIIVDKIIWEKDWASKESKELIDKMLRDK; this is encoded by the coding sequence ATGAAGTTATTGATAGCGGTATTCCTGACAGTATCAATGCTCACAGTGATCTTTAGTATTGCATATGCTATATCGCCATGGGAGATAGAAGAACTTCCTGGCAAAAATGCACCCAACTTCACACTCAGGGATTTAGAGGGAAGGGATATCTCTCTATCAGATTTTCATAGGAAGCCAGTCCTTCTTAACTTCTGGGCAACATGGTGCATTCCATGCAGGACTGAAATGCCTTCTATGGAGAGACTACACAGAGAATATAAGGAGAAGGGTCTTGTGATTCTTGCAGTCTCGGTTGACAGGGAATCTGCTGAGAAGGTTAAAAAGTTTGTTAAAGAGCTGAGCCTTACATTTCCGATACTGCTTGATCCACCAGGAAAGACATTTAGGACATATAAGGTCTATGCGATACCTGCAACATTTCTCATTAATAAATATGGTATTATAGTAGATAAAATTATCTGGGAGAAAGATTGGGCAAGCAAGGAATCGAAAGAACTGATAGATAAGATGCTGAGAGATAAATAG